The proteins below are encoded in one region of Cyclopterus lumpus isolate fCycLum1 chromosome 8, fCycLum1.pri, whole genome shotgun sequence:
- the LOC117734723 gene encoding sphingosine kinase 1, with the protein MENSEPDPSRERNGVVCVLYGEFTDALHDGVRYSVSLTESALTVQAISASPGRTKVSFNLTDCVGCRAHGGGGPGGGAGGADVGAYFTAYFYPFKRRWMSAGVARQRVERRFRVALVQDPLANLREAERWARAIRDASALRAPRRDGVVYAELRRPCRVMILVNPHSGRGQALQLFTGHVRDMLAEAAVPHTLVITEHQNHARELVRKADLSQWDALVIMSGDGLLFEVINGLMEREDWREAIQTPLGILPGGSGNALAASVHHYSQSPPAWNEELLLSCGFMLCKGLVRSMDLVSIHLASRRRLFSFLSLAWGFVSDVDVESERYRHVGAIRFLMGTLVRLASLRVYQGRLAYLPVVEAPPPPPKGSVEARRPPSTPRRPSFCASLPCRLAPDTSPNQNSRRNHNGTNSNRDTIANSSNNAITTKRPETLACQGTAGAPEDSLLPGLDQPVPESWTVVREEDFVLVLAIYQSHLAEDLWTVPGALADDGAIHLFYVTAGISRPALLRLFLAMEKGGHLACGCPHLVYEKVKALRLEPVSPQGMITVDGEVVEYGPVQAQIHPGLARLICG; encoded by the exons ATGGAGAACTCTGAACCGGACCCATCCCGCGAGCGCAACGGGGTCGTGTGCGTCCTATACGGTGAGTTCACCGACGCGCTCCACGACGGGGTCCGGTACTCGGTGAGCTTGACGGAGAGCGCCCTGACGGTCCAGGCGATCTCCGCGTCGCCCGGTCGCACGAAGGTTTCGTTCAACTTGACCGACTGCGTCGGATGCCGCGCGCACGGAGGAGGAGGGCCGGGCGGCGGCGCGGGCGGCGCGGACGTCGGCGCCTACTTCACAGCCTACTTCTACCCGTTCAAGAGGCGCTGGATGAGCGCCGGAGTGGCCCGGCAGAGGGTGGAGCGGCGCTTTCGGGTCGCGCTGGTCCAGGACCCGCTCGCCAACCTGCGGGAGGCGGAGAGGTGGGCGCGCGCCATCAGAGACGCCTCCGCGCTGCGGGCGCCCCGGAGAGACG gtgtggTGTATGCGGAGCTGCGTCGGCCTTGCAGGGTCATGATCCTGGTGAACCCCCACAGCGGCCGCGGCCAGGCTCTCCAGCTGTTCACCGGCCACGTGCGGGACATGCTGGCCGAGGCCGCGGTGCCCCACACACTCGTCATCACAG AGCACCAGAACCATGCGCGGGAGCTGGTGAGGAAGGCGGACCTGTCGCAGTGGGACGCCCTGGTCATCATGTCCGGAGACGGGCTGCTGTTTGAG GTGATAAACGGTCTGATGGAGCGAGAAGACTGGCGAGAGGCCATCCAGACCCCTCTGGGTATCCTACCTGGGGGCTCGGGCAACGCCCTGGCCGCCTCCGTCCACCACTACTCGCA GTCGCCTCCAGCGTGGaacgaggagctgctgctgagctGCGGCTTCATGCTGTGCAAAGGTCTGGTCCGCTCCATGGACCTGGTGTCCATCCACCTGGCCTCTCGGCGGcgcctcttctccttcctctctctggcCTGGGGCTTCGTGTCCGACGTGGACGTGGAGAGCGAGAGGTACCGCCACGTCGGAGCCATCCGCTTCCTGATGGGCACCCTGGTGCGCCTGGCCTCCCTCAGAGTCTACCAGGGCCGGTTGGCGTACCTGCCCGTCGTCGAGgcgccgccgcccccccccaaaGGGAGCGTCGAGGCTCGCCGCCCTCCCTCCACGCCTCGCCGCCCCTCGTTCTGCGCCTCCCTCCCCTGCCGGCTCGCACCCGACACCTCCCCGAACCAGAACTCCCGCCGCAATCACAACGGCACGAATTCCAACCGCGACACCATCGCCAACTCCTCCAACAACGCCATCACCACCAAGAGGCCGGAGACTCTGGCGtgccaaggcactgctggagcgCCGGAGGACTCCCTGCTTCCCGGCCTGGACCAGCCGGTCCCAGAGAGCTGGACGGTCGTCAGGGAGGAGGACTTTGTCTTGGTGCTGGCCATTTACCAGTCCCACCTGGCCGAGGACCTGTGGACGGTGCCCGGCGCGCTGGCGGACGACGGGGCGATCCATCTGTTCTACGTGACGGCGGGGATCTCCCGCCCGGCGCTCCTCCGCCTTTTCCTCGCCATGGAGAAGGGCGGCCACCTGGCGTGCGGCTGCCCCCACCTGGTGTACGAGAAGGTGAAGGCCCTGCGGCTGGAGCCCGTCTCCCCGCAAGGCATGATCACCGTGGACGGGGAGGTGGTGGAGTACGGCCCCGTTCAGGCTCAGATCCACCCGGGACTGGCCCGACTCATTTGTGGATGA